A part of Brachionichthys hirsutus isolate HB-005 unplaced genomic scaffold, CSIRO-AGI_Bhir_v1 contig_727, whole genome shotgun sequence genomic DNA contains:
- the LOC137915937 gene encoding vesicle-associated membrane protein 5-like, which produces MENGKSRLQQAQDGVEEVTVIMMENLNKADERSGKLDDLEDRAEELLAKSKTFEKTANQVKQKKRWENKKMLFLFIGVGVVAGLIIVGLIIYAIVG; this is translated from the exons GAGAATGGGAAGAGCCGCCTGCAGCAGGCCCAGGATGGCGTGGAGGAGGTAACGGTCATCATGATGGAAAACCTGAACAAGGCTGATGAGCGGTCTGGAAAACTGGATGACCTGGAGGATAGAGCCGAGGAGCTGCTGGCAAAG AGTAAAACGTTTGAAAAGACCGCCAACCAGgtgaagcagaagaaaagatgGGAGAACAAGAAGATGTTGTTTCTGTTCATCGGTGTCGGAGTGGTAGCTGGACTCATCATCGTTGGACTCATCATCTATGCCATTGTCGGGTAG